The window ATGTTCTTTCTACTTGTCATTGTCAGACTTACTTACACCAATCTTTTCCTGCCTAGGCTACTAGAACTTCCTACCCACTGTGAGCAACCAGAGGTCCATAACCTTCCTACAGCTAATGGACATTTTGCCGAAGTCTACCTGAGGGAGAAGCTCACCTGTCTCTGTttaatttcctctttcttctgttcCAGAAAAGCAGAGGGGATGCCAGCAATGTTCTCCTGGGCACTCAGCAGCAGGGGCCACAGATCCTTCATGAACTCCCGGGCATTCTTCCCATTCAGGAAGCCTGTCAGGTTGATCTGCATCATCTTGCTATCCGGgtgctgtaacacacacacgaatgggagagagaaaagaccatATGGCCATTGAAATAATGGAAGGCAAAATATCAGGGGGAGGTAGGATCCCACAAATGGGACTGCCTACCTTCTAGTCCTCACTAAACTATACCTGTGACTATGTAGTTAACCATACTCAAAACATGTAAGACACTGACTAGAATATTTAACATACCTGGGTCCAATACTTCACTCAATAacctatcaaaataaaagtgtcatTGATTTAAATCGTACTCACAAGCTCATCAAACTGAGAATGCGAGCTAGCTGAGGGGAGACATATCTAGTGATATCAAAACTGCATGCAATACTGCTGTTACACCAATTTCTGATTGTTATTTATCCAGATATACAATCTATCAAAAAACTCCcataacacaaaatattatttgaTTTCCTCAGTGCTATCCCCACTACTTTACATTTCTGTGTCCCTACCCACCCCTTGTTCTCCGGTCTCCCCACAGTCTACACTTCAGGAGTTAAACAAATAGCCACAATACAGAGTGCATTAAAACCCAACACTGCAAGTACAGTTCCGGTGTCTTCAGTGAGTCCCGTGGGATCAGTGGGCACGGAGCTCCCTTGGCTTGCTTCCGCCTCCCTACTGCTTGAGACTCAACCACCTTGAGCTTAATGTTATATCATTTATCTAAATTGCAAGAGACGAACAAGCAATAATGAGTACACAGTTACACAAAAAAGGAGTTTTATTTCAACAACTGAATTATTGTGAGATATCGTAATCTCAATTCAATTACCCTCTCTTACCATTATGTAACAGTACCCTTTAAATTTAGCTTTAACAGCCCACCCCACACCCCAAAAGCTATGGCAAgcaaaagataaaatgaaaagataaaaaaaaaaaatttttatgTGCAATGCTGGTGTCACATATACCATTACTATATAAATACAGATGTGGGTTGTAGCATCTTAGGAGAATGAAACTCATTAACGAGGGTTATACGCATAAATGCCAAAACTTGCATTGAAGTATACTATGGGATGGGATCCTAGTAATAGTCTAATGAAGGATACTGTGTGTAAATTACCTGGGTTGTTTCGCCCCGTTAACCTTTTTTCCTATTTCCAAATGTAAGCCTGTGCAATGGAAATTACCCATTACCCAGACATCCTAAGTGGTTTGATATATCagtatgaaaaaaaagaaaactcttgGACATGATGAGTCTATTTAAATAAAGTAGCCAATAGGCTATGGGATGAAGAGCATGCACAATTTAGCCTTCaaaaattttattaaataaaaatcagttgGGCTCAGCATTACAGCTCTACTGGCAAGAAGGATTTTGTTAAGGTCAAAAACATGACCATTACAGATATTTCAAAGACCTTCCagtttttaaagagtaacttaataCCAAACTGAAAAGTATCGTTTCTTATGGTTGAAAATCTCACATCTGACCACATGCAACTGAgatgttgggtgtggtcagaggttTAACAGACTTGCTACAGAATAACTGAAAATCtgctgaaaatcttgtttttgctgacctcccgTGGCTGAAGTCAACTTGCTACAGTGATGTAGATACACCTGGGATGTGTTCATGACACCCATCACATCACTGTAAGGTGTGGTTACAACTGTAATAGAAAACACATCTGATCACACCCAACAGATATGCAAAAGACTTGACGCTTTCAATCAGAGGTGGTCAGTCAGAATACTTTTCTGcttggtgtttaaaaaaaaaactcgtAAAGCTACTCTTTAAAGAATGTAAAGAAGGAGATCCACTACTCTTAACAATAGGCTGTGGCAAATTGTTAAACCTTCCCCGTTTCAGCCCATAATTCCAGTTACATTTAAAGCAATCTGGGCAGTTTAATAATGCACTGCAAATACCTACGGAGAATATGATTATGGCATTGTTCAGGTGTCTTTCACTGACATGATATTGGTGATCCCTGCATATAACTCACCTCAAACCACACACTGCATCATGAAGGGAGAGTTGGGCTCAGTGACTTTGGGCTCAGGAGAGAGCTAATTAGGTGTTGGTGCTATACTTCTGATGCAAGGTATAACATCCATATTGGTTCAGGCCTTTTAAATCataaatcacatcaatattagAAGACTGCTGAATAAAGGCACTTTGTCACATAATAGCAAAACATGGTTATGTCATTATAAATCAGTTTTACACCAATTGTTACTTTACCCATTCAATTTGACTAGGATGTGCAATTATTTGCTCATATCCCTTCTTACTGATTAAGCAATGTCCTCAAATGTATGACAgtcttgaaaaaaataataaaataaacataattaaaGACATTACCTTCTCCTCAAGCTGGTTAAATATGAACTCTATGACGACATCATCCTCGAACCCCAAAATCTCTGTCACTCGCTGAGTAATCCAAGGTTTGATGACTTCCAGGTTCACTTTGGTCATGTCCACCTAAGGATGAAACAAGCAACCAACAGCACAAAGTTAGTAAAGACAGCCAAAGACTAAATTGCCTGAGGCTAGTGTCTACAAGGagctgtgtgtttcagtttcatgcgatcagaaacaaatgtatatagACAAACAATGACTGGCACATCACAAATCTAACcagtcattacatttttcaaggCAACAATTTATTTGAAACAAATTAGTACTAACACAGTggtaaaaatattgtaaatgtggATGATCTTATACCTTCTTGTCCAGGCATTCTGCAAATTTCAGCTGCTTCAGCAGTTTCTTCTGCTTGTTGCTGAAACGGTTGTCCTGCTCCGCACTTGTACCCTAAAGAAAAATCAACAATCTCATCTTAGTTGGCtttaatgtatgtttgtataatgTTTAATGTAACTTGACAATCACATCTACACGTATATCAACTTGTGCTTGAAACGTGTGTCGCACATTATTTAACTAGTTCAGTTGCACAACAACTTCCTAGGCATTTGGCCCGTGTAACGTAAACGTTACTGCACTCTAACATACCGGCAATATTGACATCGaaaccaaaacactgaatcAAAGTTAAGTTAGCAAACATTATGCTAATTGTGCTAACATATGACGTTACGTTAAAAGTTTAATATTAAGCTAACGTTTGTTCACGTGACCACAGTACCATGTTAAATTTAAACCGTCAAACTGAGTGAGATATGACATTGATACAgataagctaacgttagctacgcTAACTGCTTAATCCGCCAAGGGAAACAGACAGGCTAATATTAGCCACATTCTGGAGGCTATCTTGACCGACAACAGTGCTGACATGGACATAATATCAAAAGCCCCATTAGTGTCGTTATTCTATAACTTAAAGTTACATATCTAGGTGTCCTAATGTCAGCTAACGTTCGTGTAGCTGTGGTCGTGACTGTCAccgcagagagacagaaacgaTGCACCGCCCGGACGCCATCTTTAGCCAAGGCTAACAAATTAgcagtagctagctagctgggtTGGCTCGTCTATTTCCTGCAAATGTGTCTATCTGCAAATGAATGTGGAAAGGCTATGGTGTGTAAACAACATCACGTTACATAAGGATATAGGGTAACCAACATGCATTTTGTAAAGACGTGTAAACTCTGGAAATAGCCCAGTTGAAACACGACTCATGTCGAAAACCAAGATTGCTTGTCATCAGTTGATAGACGAAGCCCTGACCGTACCGTTTCTGACTATATGGCCCTCCACCTCAATGCATATAGCGTATTAATATTCTAAACAAGGAATACATATCCATGCAACTTAACAGCAAAACACTAAAAAATTAGAAATAAGTTTAAAGATCTTACGCGGAAGAATCCCGCGTCCATTTTCGGAGAAAAGTGATATTAACAGGCGCTGATGAGAACGACGTGTGGCTCCGCTGAAATTTTAAGTAGCGAACCGGATGACGGGTGCGCCTCTATAGGAAGCAACAAGCACTACATCTACTGTAATGGCGAGGGGgaatgttcttcttcttctgttgagttttatggcggttggcatccaTAAGTGTTGCATTACCGCCATCTGCTGGATTGTAACTGCTTCACAGTGTAAACCCTTTACAGTGTTCACCCAAAGTGATCCCACTCATTCCATTGTCCAGACCCAATTTTCTGAGTTGGCgcaactccttccctcagtgtaacatctAGATCCTCTCTAAATATGTCCACAATGTTCAAGAATCTCCTTGCAGCGTCCAGCACCATCACTTGccctttatttcagcagcacaaTTTATAACCATGGCAGTGAATGCCAGAAATTGCTTTTTGTCCATGGAGATGCTCTGATCAACTCCATTCCTTTTcacctccttttccttttgcattTCACCATTTCTCTCCATTCTCTTAGCAGCTTCAGCGTATGACaatcccttttctgctctgatcttattcacttttacttccttaattctttttggacAGTGTGCTGATCCCATGTGGTGATTTCCCTCACAGTGCAGacactttgcttgctcttttttccactttttactCCTCTATATTACACTTGTCCTTCCCACACCTCCCACATCTCTTGACTCCTCTAcatactgcagcaacatgtccctattcctgacagcagaaacatctgagaggaGCTCTCTCACATGGCCTCAGCatgtaacacacataatcaaGATATACTCTTTCCGGCAATCGCCCCTCAAAATTGCCTGACTCCTTTTCCGCCATCTCTCGAGGAGAATGATAAATCCTGAACtctttatgaataaaataaaacagtgaaagtCAGCAATATACttgtaaaagtactcattatgctgaATTCCCCCTGAGTGTTATAGTATTATAGAtcaattttaactacttcacAAACTGCTAGGTCCGtgctataacaatgcatcatattttatttgttgatagTGTGTTTCGTATGTAAAATCCGAATTTGCAATTATCTTTGCAAATTATCTTTGACATGTAGTAAAGTAGTATTACATagtttaaaatggaaataaaaagtacctcaaaattgtacctagTTACCACCATAATCAATACATTGTTGTCAGCATCATCCCAAACATCATCATGGCCCACTCAGTGGTAAAAAAGTCTCTATATTCTACATGTAGAATACATGAAGTTCAACAATTTACAATAATCACAGATGTTTGGgtaagtaacatttttattattcaaagTCTGATTCAAAGTACActgcatttttatacattattttcaAAAGTAATCTACAGTAAATAAGGCTTAATTTGTTATTGGTACTCGTTCATAACCAAAATCACACTGCTggcaaaaagtaaaataaaggcTTCCTGTTAGATGCCACAGCATAAAACACTGCCTTTTAAAACAGCCAGAATACATGATGAGTCAATGCAGTCCAGAGTTAACTGAGCCAGCCATTCCAGATGATCCTGGAGTCAAAGTGTACAACAGATTTGTTACTCTAAATGTGCAACTGGTCCATATTGTATTAGACATTTTAATAGACATTATAACAGACTATTGTGTCCTTGGGTGTGATTAACATGACATTTGGAAATCTCTAAAGGTTTAACAGAAAAGTATTTTTCTGTTCCATCTGAGGCAACATACCTGTATGTGTAAAGTGATACTTGTACCATgataacaattaaaaaaaaacaaagatgaagagAAGGTTTGACAGTATATGATTCCCTGAAAAAGACtgatatatgtgtgtttgagtgcatgtgtatgtcTCACTGTCCACTGTATATTGAGAGGTTCTGACAGAGAATTCCTACTTTACAAACAGTGCCTGGCTCATTGCTGTAATGTTCCAGAGTAACAGAGGATACTGGTTGACAACCtgtgaaagtgaaatgaaaGGAAGTGTATTGCTGGTAAATGCAGGctgaagaaaagtcagggggagGGCATTGGTCAGTCTTTGTGGAGCAGGTTTCGCTAGCTGACTGGCAAACCCTCGTTTGTCCTCTTGTCTCGAATGGAGTGCAGCATGTCTGTCACCAGCTCCTCAAGCCCAAAGGCTGGTGCCCAGCCCCAGTCTCTCCTGGCATTGGAGTCATCAAACCTCACGGGCCAGCTGTCTGCTGCAAAGTGACAAGCGAGATGATTACATTCCTTCCATCACATCAGTTTTAATTAAAGATAGCAATATCAATCccacaaataatttcaaaataaaacaagataaaacttCAAGTAAAAACTCATCGCTTTCAGGTCCATTCAAGAAAAAACCACGAGACCCCCAAAACCTTAGAGATTTAGCTTTTTCTTAAAACGTCACGCACTTTAATAACAATCCCCAACAAGCTATTGTAATTTCtgagtgcgcatgcgccaacatgcatgctgcctgttgccgttgctgcttctctttctcGTAAAAGACGAgaaaagtttcccctcggggatcaataaagtatttctgattctccGTGCCAGAATACAAATGCAAAAGAAATGCATGAGAAagtcaaatttaatttattataatttttaagAAAATTGGACCAATGGTTTATTAGCCTCTATCAATATAATCTTTAAATATAGATTTGTGTCATGTCAGTTGGACCCACATTTTGCCAACTAGTATAATTTTTTAACGGACTGAAAACATTGCAAAGATGTATCATCCAACACAGGTTTagtatgtaggtgtgtgtgccaCATGTGTTGAGCCGTACCGATGGTCTGGCGGACAGAGTCGGGATTGTAGGTGACCTTGAGGTGAGGAAGATGCTTGCGGATTTCTTGGGCCACCTCTTCTGGAGTGAAGCTCATGGCAGCAATGTTGTAGGTACGCAGGGACAGCTGGCACTCTGGAGCCTGCATGAACTCTACTGTGGCACGGTGGCAGTCAGAGATATGCATCATGGGAAGACGGGTGTCGGGCCGCAGGTAGCACTCATGGTGACCTGTGCTGAGAGCATCGTGGAAGATTTGAACTGCGTAGTCTGTGAAGACAGAGGTCCGGAGTGCTTAGTCCATAACATCGAGCTGATTGCACTGAATCTATGTGGCATATGCAGATGTCAAGTGATACAATACCTGTTGTTCCTCCTCCAGGTGGTGTGTTGACTGATATCACACCTGGGTAACGTAGGCAGCGGAAGTCCAGACCATATTTATGATGGAGATACTAAAGAAAAAGACGTAAAGAATATTGAGATGCCACAAGATTTAGCAAATTGATGTATGAGAATACTAGGTGCATGTGTATGCGTGTGCATTTTAAGATAGCTTTACGATTGACCCACCTCCCCCATCAGTTCTCCATGCACTTTGGAAACGCCGTAGATGGTTCGAGGTCTTTGGACACAGAGGTCAGGGGCCGGGTCACGTGGAGAGGAGGGACCGAACGCCCCAATGGTGCTGGGGACAAAGATGCGCAGGCAGTTCTCTAGGGCCAAGTCCAGCACATTATGAAGGCCTAGATGGACAGAAGAACATCAAAGTGGAGTTTAAACACAATAATCCCTAAAAAGGTGGTACATGTAAATGGTGTGTGTATTCAGCAGACCTGTGATGTTGATCTTGCGTGCCAAAGCCACATTAGCCTCGCCCACAGCACTAAGCAGAGCACTGTAGTGGACCAGCCAAGTGATACGATTATTTACAATCAGTTCTCTGAGAAGTTTGTAGTCCAACACATCAGCGTATACAAATGGGCCTAATGGGAAAAGAGAAGAAGGTGGAAAGATCAATTCAAAGAAAACTAATGATTTAAAGAGCAAGAAAATAAGCTGTACATTCAATTTAGTGtcaaatggaaaataatgtCAATTGTGTGAGTAAAAAAAGAGCACACAAAGTGAAAGAAACTTGAATTTGGTTTTGCATACCACTGCTGAAAACATGAGGTGGAGGCTTCTTAATGTCTGACAGGATTACATTCTCTGTTCCGTACTGTTTCCTAGAAATTAATATAGATATGATtcaaatttcaaacattttgaccAACTTCAATGTCTCAGGAATTTCTACATATCTTACCTCAATATATGTGCGAGTCCCACACCTAACTGCCCAAGACCACCTGCATACAGAgacaaagttgaatattttatcTGTCCAGAGAAAACAAGCCAATGTTTGGAGCTTggtatgaaaatgaaatcaatgtTTTTGGTGCACC is drawn from Siniperca chuatsi isolate FFG_IHB_CAS linkage group LG15, ASM2008510v1, whole genome shotgun sequence and contains these coding sequences:
- the tdh2 gene encoding L-threonine dehydrogenase 2, yielding MQPAVLGLFCRGCLSRARSLPGRSFSCLPRQMSRWNSQETSGPLPPQENPRVLITGGLGQLGVGLAHILRKQYGTENVILSDIKKPPPHVFSSGPFVYADVLDYKLLRELIVNNRITWLVHYSALLSAVGEANVALARKINITGLHNVLDLALENCLRIFVPSTIGAFGPSSPRDPAPDLCVQRPRTIYGVSKVHGELMGEYLHHKYGLDFRCLRYPGVISVNTPPGGGTTDYAVQIFHDALSTGHHECYLRPDTRLPMMHISDCHRATVEFMQAPECQLSLRTYNIAAMSFTPEEVAQEIRKHLPHLKVTYNPDSVRQTIADSWPVRFDDSNARRDWGWAPAFGLEELVTDMLHSIRDKRTNEGLPVS